In the Streptomyces sp. f51 genome, one interval contains:
- a CDS encoding helix-turn-helix transcriptional regulator — translation MPGPKDLDPSASPRAMIGAELRHARENAGLSQSELGEPLFVSGSFIGQLESGTRRLQLEYAVQIDEILGTKGFFERNCRALARSKYPDHFVEAAEAEALAAAIREYAPVLVPGLLQTRGYARAMFRRGRPTETAQVIDELVEARLERAHLLDDPTRPLLWTVLDEAVLRRRVGTWQVMAEALGHIAALADEHRVIVQVLPFAAGAHMAMEGSLKLMTFDGAAPLAYLQGLGTGRLEDDPAVVAQHDLTFHLLAADALPPHESLALIRSVAEDYAHERQP, via the coding sequence ATGCCCGGCCCCAAGGACCTCGACCCGTCCGCCTCCCCGCGCGCGATGATCGGCGCCGAGCTGCGGCACGCCCGCGAGAACGCCGGCCTGAGCCAGTCCGAGCTGGGCGAACCCCTCTTCGTCAGCGGTTCGTTCATCGGCCAGCTGGAGTCGGGCACACGGCGCCTCCAGCTCGAATACGCCGTCCAGATAGACGAGATCCTCGGGACGAAGGGCTTCTTCGAACGCAATTGCCGGGCCCTGGCCAGGTCGAAGTACCCGGACCACTTCGTGGAGGCAGCGGAGGCGGAGGCCTTGGCGGCGGCGATCAGGGAGTATGCGCCGGTGCTCGTCCCCGGCCTGTTGCAGACGCGAGGGTACGCCCGGGCAATGTTCCGACGGGGCCGCCCGACGGAAACAGCGCAGGTCATCGACGAGTTGGTCGAGGCCCGGCTGGAGCGTGCGCATCTGCTCGACGATCCAACAAGGCCGTTGTTGTGGACGGTCCTTGACGAGGCCGTGCTGCGCCGAAGGGTCGGAACATGGCAGGTCATGGCCGAGGCCCTGGGTCACATCGCCGCTCTCGCGGATGAGCACCGGGTCATCGTGCAGGTCCTGCCGTTCGCGGCGGGAGCCCACATGGCCATGGAAGGCTCCCTCAAGCTGATGACCTTCGACGGCGCTGCGCCTCTCGCCTACCTGCAAGGCCTGGGGACAGGCCGGTTGGAGGACGACCCCGCCGTCGTCGCCCAGCACGACCTGACCTTCCATCTCCTCGCGGCCGACGCACTCCCACCGCACGAATCACTGGCTCT